In one Nicotiana tomentosiformis chromosome 6, ASM39032v3, whole genome shotgun sequence genomic region, the following are encoded:
- the LOC138894143 gene encoding uncharacterized protein — protein MPKRCFTSWLAMHRKLLTKDRLLRLKISQDNWCIICGSQPETVEHLFFECKFSAACLQMLLKLVQKGTIKNDVKGVWHRSIRAVKGKKCRALITAMTAVLIYIIWWARNEALWNQRAPSPGVICAQVQQECKIRVVIFYTGNVAGMRGSG, from the coding sequence ATGCCTAAGCGTTGCTTCACTAGCTGGCTTGCCATGCACAGAAAGCTACTTACAAAGGATAGATTGCTAAGGCTGAAGATAAGCCAAGACAACTGGTGTATTATTTGTGGAAGCCAACCAGAGACAGTGGAACATTTATTTTTTGAGTGCAAATTCTCTGCGGCATGCCTACAGATGCTATTAAAATTGGTGCAGAAAGGTACAATAAAAAATGATGTCAAGGGGGTATGGCATAGATCAATAAGAGCGGTCAAAGGGAAGAAGTGCAGGGCGCTTATCACAGCAATGACAGCAGTGTTGATATACATAATATGGTGGGCAAGAAATGAAGCTCTATGGAACCAGCGAGCCCCTTCACCGGGTGTTATATGTGCACAAGTCCAGCAAGAATGCAAGATTAGAGTAGTAATTTTTTACACAGGAAATGTAGCAGGAATGAGAGGGAGTGGATAG
- the LOC104094657 gene encoding homeobox protein knotted-1-like 1 isoform X1 translates to METKSDNFGDGEQLEAKEYFSSRSGDAVEEDNNEEETEVIKRKISSHSLYDLLVDTHLDCLKVCSGISEIDKIERAEAKAKYKKRSSHTMDQSKMNNNFAVDEKLSSLAIDQPELDTFMEAYCVALSKLKEAMEEPHLESIKFINHMYSQLSDLMEVPSVSTLSPTASFGQPRDIDRQTTEGMKAHGNK, encoded by the exons ATGGAGACAAAAAGTGACAATTTTGGAGATGGAGAGCAGCTGGAAGCAAAGGAATATTTTAGTTCTAGATCAGGAGATGCCGTAGAAGAAGATAATAATGAAGAAGAAACAGAAGTCATCAAGAGGAAAATATCTTCCCACTCTTTGTATGATCTTTTGGTTGACACTCACTTGGACTGTTTGAAg GTTTGTTCGGGTATCAGTGAGATTGACAAAATTGAAAGAGCTGAAGCAAAGGCAAAATATAAGAAGCGTAGCTCACACACAATGGATCAATCAAAAATGAACAATAACTTTGCTGTTGATGAGAAGCTCAGCTCACTCGCAATTGATCAACCAGAACTGGACACTTTTATG GAAGCATATTGTGTGGCGCTAAGCAAGCTAAAAGAAGCAATGGAGGAACCTCACTTAGAGTCCATAAAGTTCATCAACCATATGTATTCTCAACTTAGCGACCTCATGGAAGTTCCTTCTGTTTCCACTTTATCTCCAACAGCATCTTTTg GTCAACCAAGGGATATCGACAGACAGACGACAG AAGGGATGAAGGCCCATGGGAACAAATGA
- the LOC104094657 gene encoding homeobox protein knotted-1-like 1 isoform X2, with protein METKSDNFGDGEQLEAKEYFSSRSGDAVEEDNNEEETEVIKRKISSHSLYDLLVDTHLDCLKVCSGISEIDKIERAEAKAKYKKRSSHTMDQSKMNNNFAVDEKLSSLAIDQPELDTFMEAYCVALSKLKEAMEEPHLESIKFINHMYSQLSDLMEVPSVSTLSPTASFEGMKAHGNK; from the exons ATGGAGACAAAAAGTGACAATTTTGGAGATGGAGAGCAGCTGGAAGCAAAGGAATATTTTAGTTCTAGATCAGGAGATGCCGTAGAAGAAGATAATAATGAAGAAGAAACAGAAGTCATCAAGAGGAAAATATCTTCCCACTCTTTGTATGATCTTTTGGTTGACACTCACTTGGACTGTTTGAAg GTTTGTTCGGGTATCAGTGAGATTGACAAAATTGAAAGAGCTGAAGCAAAGGCAAAATATAAGAAGCGTAGCTCACACACAATGGATCAATCAAAAATGAACAATAACTTTGCTGTTGATGAGAAGCTCAGCTCACTCGCAATTGATCAACCAGAACTGGACACTTTTATG GAAGCATATTGTGTGGCGCTAAGCAAGCTAAAAGAAGCAATGGAGGAACCTCACTTAGAGTCCATAAAGTTCATCAACCATATGTATTCTCAACTTAGCGACCTCATGGAAGTTCCTTCTGTTTCCACTTTATCTCCAACAGCATCTTTTg AAGGGATGAAGGCCCATGGGAACAAATGA